A genome region from Paracoccus stylophorae includes the following:
- a CDS encoding aldehyde dehydrogenase family protein, translated as MTASRGSTTRRVEAMARWTSALGVRRVIRVGPASDPASDMGTQIDKGNVERIDRIVEDAIAKGAKSIVRGGPATEGDLAKGAFYQPA; from the coding sequence ATGACGGCATCGCGCGGCAGCACGACGCGCAGGGTGGAAGCGATGGCGCGCTGGACATCGGCCCTGGGGGTGCGGCGGGTCATCCGGGTCGGCCCGGCCTCGGACCCGGCCAGCGACATGGGCACGCAGATCGACAAGGGCAATGTCGAGCGGATCGACCGCATCGTCGAGGACGCCATTGCCAAGGGCGCAAAGTCCATCGTGCGCGGCGGCCCGGCGACCGAGGGCGATCTGGCCAAGGGCGCCTTCTATCAGCCCGCATGA
- the folP gene encoding dihydropteroate synthase, whose product MKSPAPMMEPDVYYRPVPRLEGGRWRLAGGAIRFSEFEMLRRGQTAEPVADAPPAVLSALTAPRAPLMGLDLDRPRLMGIVNATPDSFSDGGSYDPHAQADMLVGAGADILDIGGESTRPGAAEIGAAEEIARIRPVLRGAVGRVPVSVDTRKAQVARAALRAGAGMINDVSGFDFDPDLGGVVAAAGVPVCLMHAQGLPRTMQDHPRYDDVLLDVYDALAARIARAEAAGIARSQIVIDPGIGFGKTLAHNLAILRRISLYHGLGCPILLGVSRKRFVGTIGGADAPPDRVPGSLALTLAAVAQGVQIHRVHDVAQIAQGLRLWQAVNRNDEADR is encoded by the coding sequence ATGAAAAGTCCCGCGCCGATGATGGAACCGGACGTCTATTACCGCCCCGTCCCGCGCCTGGAAGGCGGACGATGGCGGCTGGCCGGGGGGGCCATCCGGTTTTCCGAATTCGAGATGCTGCGGCGCGGCCAGACCGCGGAACCGGTCGCGGATGCCCCGCCCGCGGTGCTGTCCGCGCTGACCGCGCCGCGCGCGCCGCTGATGGGGCTTGATCTGGACCGGCCGCGTCTGATGGGGATTGTCAATGCGACGCCGGACAGCTTTTCCGACGGCGGCAGCTATGACCCGCACGCACAAGCCGACATGCTGGTCGGGGCCGGCGCGGACATTCTCGATATCGGCGGCGAATCCACCCGGCCCGGCGCGGCCGAGATCGGTGCGGCCGAGGAAATCGCCCGCATCCGTCCGGTGCTGCGCGGCGCGGTCGGGCGCGTGCCGGTGTCGGTCGATACGCGCAAGGCACAGGTCGCGCGGGCGGCGCTGCGTGCCGGGGCGGGCATGATCAACGACGTGTCCGGTTTCGATTTCGACCCCGATCTGGGCGGCGTGGTGGCCGCGGCCGGCGTGCCGGTCTGCCTGATGCACGCGCAGGGCCTGCCCCGGACGATGCAGGACCATCCGCGCTATGACGACGTGCTGCTGGATGTCTATGACGCGCTGGCGGCGCGGATCGCGCGGGCCGAGGCGGCGGGGATCGCGCGGTCACAAATCGTGATCGATCCGGGCATCGGATTTGGCAAGACGCTGGCGCATAATCTGGCGATCCTGCGGCGGATCTCGCTGTATCACGGGCTGGGCTGCCCGATCCTTCTGGGCGTGTCGCGCAAGCGGTTCGTGGGCACGATCGGCGGGGCCGACGCCCCGCCCGACCGGGTGCCCGGCTCGCTGGCGCTGACGCTGGCTGCGGTGGCGCAGGGGGTGCAGATCCACCGGGTTCACGACGTCGCGCAGATCGCGCAGGGATTGCGGCTGTGGCAGGCCGTCAACAGAAACGACGAGGCAGACAGATGA
- a CDS encoding Maf family protein, whose translation MTLDPFPPSLVLGSASPRRLDLLAQIGIVPAASRPAHIDETPRKGELPRDYIRRMALEKAEAVAIGAHEALLTADTTVSVGRRILGKPEDRDEAARFMRLMSGRRHVVLTAVALRHGGRTRCRLVQTTVRMRSLSQADLYRYLDAGDWRGKAGGYAIQGAAAAFIPWIQGSFSAVVGLPLAETAAMLAAIGVLPDHVKGSPC comes from the coding sequence ATGACGCTGGACCCATTTCCACCGTCGCTTGTATTGGGATCGGCCAGCCCGCGCCGGCTGGATCTGCTGGCGCAGATCGGGATCGTTCCCGCCGCATCGCGCCCAGCCCATATCGACGAAACCCCGCGCAAAGGCGAATTGCCGCGCGACTATATCCGGCGGATGGCGCTGGAAAAGGCCGAGGCGGTGGCCATCGGCGCGCACGAGGCGCTGCTGACGGCGGACACGACTGTATCGGTCGGGCGGCGGATTCTGGGAAAACCCGAAGATCGTGACGAGGCTGCGCGTTTCATGCGGCTGATGTCGGGTCGGCGGCATGTCGTGCTGACCGCCGTCGCCCTGCGCCATGGCGGGCGGACGCGGTGCCGTCTGGTGCAGACGACGGTGCGCATGCGGTCGCTGTCGCAGGCGGATCTGTACCGTTATCTGGATGCCGGCGACTGGCGCGGCAAGGCAGGCGGATACGCCATCCAGGGTGCCGCCGCCGCGTTCATCCCGTGGATACAGGGGTCGTTTTCGGCGGTCGTCGGCCTGCCGCTGGCAGAAACCGCCGCCATGCTGGCCGCCATCGGCGTCCTGCCGGATCACGTCAAGGGGTCCCCATGCTAG
- a CDS encoding TRAP transporter small permease, with product MVERLIDGWALVGGLVLLAVIIINLAAVIGAAIGRPLPGDFELTEMGVAIAVFAFLPYCQLRDANVTADIFTMGAGPQLIAVLKAFAALVASGFAVILLWRMSAGLVDMREYGYATAILQVPIWLAFVPILVSLALLTAAALITLFDSVSTVREGSHA from the coding sequence TTGGTTGAAAGGCTGATCGACGGCTGGGCGCTCGTCGGAGGGCTCGTACTGCTGGCTGTGATCATCATCAACCTTGCCGCCGTCATCGGCGCCGCGATCGGGCGGCCCCTGCCGGGCGATTTCGAGCTGACCGAGATGGGGGTCGCGATCGCTGTCTTCGCCTTCCTTCCCTATTGCCAGTTGCGGGACGCCAACGTGACAGCCGACATCTTCACCATGGGCGCGGGTCCGCAGCTTATCGCTGTGCTGAAGGCCTTCGCAGCACTGGTGGCTTCCGGGTTCGCGGTGATCCTGCTCTGGCGCATGTCGGCCGGACTCGTCGATATGCGCGAGTACGGCTACGCTACGGCGATCCTTCAGGTGCCGATCTGGCTCGCCTTCGTGCCGATCCTCGTCTCGCTGGCCCTTCTCACGGCGGCCGCGCTGATCACGCTATTCGATTCAGTATCGACGGTGCGGGAGGGTTCGCATGCCTGA
- the dksA gene encoding RNA polymerase-binding protein DksA, whose amino-acid sequence MKTQTFLPQDYRPAESEPFMNERQLEYFRRKLEVWKQELLDQSAETLEGLQDSARAVPDLADRASEETDRALELRTRDRQRKLVSKIDAALRRIETGEYGYCERTGEPISLRRLDARPIATMTLEAQEKHERRERVHRDD is encoded by the coding sequence ATGAAAACGCAGACCTTCCTTCCCCAGGACTATCGACCCGCCGAAAGCGAGCCGTTCATGAACGAACGGCAGCTTGAATATTTCCGACGGAAGCTTGAGGTCTGGAAGCAGGAATTGCTGGATCAGTCGGCCGAAACGCTGGAGGGGTTGCAGGACAGTGCCCGCGCCGTTCCCGATCTGGCCGACCGCGCCAGCGAGGAAACAGACCGCGCGCTGGAACTGCGCACCCGCGACCGCCAGCGCAAGCTGGTCAGCAAGATCGACGCGGCGCTGCGCCGGATCGAGACCGGCGAATACGGCTATTGCGAACGGACGGGCGAGCCGATCAGCCTCAGGCGGCTGGACGCACGGCCGATTGCCACGATGACGCTGGAGGCGCAGGAAAAGCACGAACGCCGTGAACGCGTGCATCGCGACGACTGA
- the infA gene encoding translation initiation factor IF-1, with protein MAKEEMLEFPGVVKELLPNATFKVELENGHEIIAHMAGKMRKNRIRVLAGDKVQVEMNTYDLTKGRINYRFK; from the coding sequence ATGGCCAAGGAAGAAATGCTCGAATTTCCCGGCGTCGTGAAGGAACTCCTGCCCAACGCGACGTTCAAGGTCGAGCTTGAAAACGGTCATGAGATCATCGCGCATATGGCAGGAAAGATGCGAAAGAACCGCATCCGCGTTCTGGCCGGCGACAAGGTTCAGGTCGAGATGAATACCTATGACCTGACGAAAGGGCGGATCAATTACCGCTTCAAGTGA
- a CDS encoding ribonuclease E/G, translated as MLGRQVVLGRLFDAPAAALMVDGQLVDLNVDPGAVTPLAPGAICRGVTERLMKGQGGVFVRLPGEQRGYLRGRSGLREGQPILVQIAGVAEDGKAIPLTRRVLFRGRFGLVTPDAPGINVSRRIRDDDLRGQLQTIGQNALKGRAYGLILRSAAASAEAAAIEDELATMLDLADRIMAETAGPPELLLDAPDPWEQAWLDWAEPEPDTVEQGDDSFDTFGVSEAVDRILSDRVELPAGASAFIQPTRALVAVDVNTGRDTTPAAALKANIALVRDLPRQLRLRGLGGQIAVDFAPMPKRDRATLDQILRAAFRGDATETTLIGWTSMGLYEISRKRDRIPLAQLAGQGVR; from the coding sequence ATGCTAGGCCGGCAAGTCGTTCTGGGCCGACTTTTCGATGCGCCCGCCGCCGCGCTGATGGTCGATGGTCAACTGGTCGATCTGAACGTCGATCCCGGCGCCGTGACCCCATTGGCGCCCGGCGCGATCTGCCGCGGCGTAACCGAGCGGCTGATGAAGGGGCAGGGCGGCGTCTTCGTGCGGCTTCCGGGCGAGCAGCGCGGATATCTGCGCGGCCGGTCCGGCCTGCGCGAGGGGCAGCCCATCCTGGTGCAGATCGCCGGGGTGGCCGAGGACGGCAAGGCTATCCCGCTGACGCGCCGGGTCCTGTTCCGGGGTCGTTTCGGGCTGGTGACGCCGGATGCGCCGGGCATCAACGTCTCGCGCCGGATCCGCGACGACGATCTGCGCGGCCAGTTGCAGACGATCGGTCAGAACGCGCTGAAAGGCCGCGCATACGGGTTGATCCTGCGCAGCGCCGCCGCGTCGGCCGAAGCCGCGGCGATCGAGGACGAGCTTGCCACGATGCTGGATCTTGCCGACCGGATCATGGCTGAGACCGCCGGCCCGCCCGAATTGCTGCTGGACGCCCCGGACCCGTGGGAACAGGCTTGGCTGGACTGGGCCGAGCCAGAGCCGGACACGGTCGAACAGGGCGATGACAGTTTCGACACGTTCGGCGTCAGCGAGGCCGTCGACCGCATCCTGTCCGACCGGGTCGAGCTGCCCGCCGGCGCCAGCGCCTTCATCCAGCCGACGCGCGCGCTTGTCGCCGTCGATGTCAATACCGGCCGCGACACCACTCCGGCCGCCGCGCTGAAGGCCAATATCGCACTGGTGCGCGACCTGCCGCGCCAGCTGCGCCTGCGTGGACTTGGCGGCCAGATCGCGGTCGACTTCGCGCCGATGCCCAAACGCGACCGCGCCACGCTGGATCAGATCCTGCGCGCGGCCTTCCGGGGCGACGCGACCGAAACCACATTGATCGGATGGACGTCCATGGGTCTTTACGAAATCAGCCGCAAGCGCGACCGGATTCCCCTGGCGCAACTGGCCGGGCAGGGGGTGCGCTGA
- a CDS encoding TRAP transporter large permease, with product MPDPITLGFIALALLVVLIALRMPIAYAMIIVGGGGIAVVNGLSLLLSQLKTLAYGQFSVYDLTVVPMFILMGELAVVAGLSQALFRGANAWLGWMRGGTAMAAIAGCAGFGAVCGSSLATASTMGKVALPELKRYNYSGALATSTLAAGGVLGILIPPSVILIIYAIIVEANIVTMFAAALLPGILAVLLFLATIAIYVAIWPGAGPKGGAADRAEFRAATLGLLPVVGIFGIVLGGIYGGLFNPTPAAAVGVALVTIYGLARGRIRLATMKAALFATAATSGMIYLILLGAELMKIFMSRIGLPQQAAAWIIESGLAPMMVLVLILVVLIALGCLLDSLSMILLVIPFFWPMLMEINGGLYQGAEGAGFGMSTDDLKIWFGILALIVVELGLITPPVGMNVFVISALAKDTPMIETFKGVAPFFLAEILRVILLLSFPVISLWLPHLLGG from the coding sequence ATGCCTGATCCAATCACCCTTGGCTTCATCGCGCTGGCACTTCTCGTCGTGTTGATCGCGCTTCGGATGCCGATCGCCTATGCTATGATTATCGTCGGCGGCGGCGGCATTGCCGTAGTCAACGGGCTGTCGCTGCTCTTGAGCCAGCTCAAGACATTGGCATACGGCCAGTTCTCGGTATACGACCTGACAGTCGTACCGATGTTCATTCTGATGGGCGAACTGGCGGTGGTGGCGGGACTTAGCCAGGCACTGTTCCGCGGCGCGAACGCGTGGCTCGGATGGATGCGTGGCGGCACAGCAATGGCGGCGATTGCGGGCTGCGCAGGCTTTGGGGCGGTGTGCGGTTCCTCGCTTGCGACCGCCTCGACGATGGGCAAGGTCGCCTTGCCCGAGTTGAAGCGCTACAACTACTCCGGTGCCCTCGCCACTAGCACCCTGGCTGCGGGAGGTGTCCTTGGCATTCTGATCCCTCCCTCGGTTATTCTGATTATCTATGCCATCATCGTTGAAGCGAACATCGTGACGATGTTTGCGGCGGCACTTCTACCCGGCATCCTCGCAGTGCTGCTATTCCTCGCCACCATCGCGATCTACGTCGCGATCTGGCCGGGTGCTGGTCCCAAGGGCGGCGCCGCCGACCGGGCCGAGTTCCGTGCTGCTACGCTAGGCCTCCTGCCGGTGGTGGGCATATTCGGAATCGTGCTGGGCGGCATCTATGGGGGTCTGTTCAATCCGACGCCCGCCGCCGCCGTCGGCGTCGCGCTGGTCACGATCTACGGACTGGCGCGCGGTCGGATCCGGCTCGCCACGATGAAAGCCGCGCTCTTCGCAACTGCCGCGACCTCGGGGATGATCTACCTGATCTTGCTCGGCGCGGAGCTGATGAAGATTTTTATGAGCCGCATAGGGTTGCCCCAGCAGGCCGCCGCATGGATCATAGAATCCGGCCTCGCGCCGATGATGGTGCTGGTGCTGATCCTTGTGGTTCTGATCGCTCTCGGCTGCCTGCTGGACAGCCTGTCGATGATCCTTCTCGTTATCCCCTTCTTCTGGCCGATGCTGATGGAGATCAACGGCGGGCTCTATCAGGGCGCGGAAGGCGCGGGCTTCGGAATGTCGACCGACGACCTGAAGATATGGTTCGGAATACTGGCACTGATCGTGGTTGAGCTGGGGCTGATCACGCCGCCCGTCGGGATGAACGTTTTCGTCATCTCGGCACTGGCAAAGGACACGCCGATGATCGAGACCTTCAAGGGGGTCGCACCATTCTTCCTGGCAGAAATCCTGCGCGTTATCCTCCTTCTTTCCTTCCCCGTCATTTCTCTGTGGCTGCCGCACTTGCTTGGAGGCTGA
- a CDS encoding AAA family ATPase translates to MQFTGTDDYVAPPELAIAVNAAITLQRPLLVKGEPGTGKTELARQVAASLDMPIIEWHVKSTTKAQQGLYEYDAVSRLRDSQLGDSRVHDVSNYIRKGKLWQAFDAERRIVLLIDEIDKADIEFPNDLLQELDRMEFHVYETGETVRARHRPVVIITSNNEKELPDAFLRRCFFHYIRFPDAQTLKAIVDVHYPGLKPRLLDTALTQFFELRETPGLKKKPSTSELLDWLKLILAEDLDPEDLKRDPAEMLPRLHGALLKNEQDVALFEKLAFIARRQGR, encoded by the coding sequence ATGCAATTCACGGGGACCGACGACTATGTCGCGCCGCCCGAACTGGCGATCGCGGTGAACGCCGCCATCACCCTGCAACGGCCGCTGCTGGTCAAGGGCGAGCCGGGGACCGGCAAGACCGAACTGGCCCGGCAGGTCGCCGCCAGCCTGGACATGCCGATCATCGAATGGCACGTGAAATCCACGACAAAGGCGCAGCAGGGGTTGTATGAATACGACGCCGTCAGCCGGCTGCGCGACAGCCAGTTGGGCGACAGCCGCGTGCACGACGTCAGCAACTATATCCGCAAGGGCAAGCTGTGGCAGGCGTTCGACGCCGAACGCCGGATCGTCCTGCTGATCGACGAGATCGACAAGGCCGATATCGAGTTTCCCAACGATCTGTTGCAGGAACTGGACCGGATGGAGTTTCACGTCTACGAGACCGGCGAAACCGTCCGCGCGCGCCATCGACCGGTCGTGATCATCACCTCGAACAACGAAAAGGAACTGCCCGATGCGTTCCTGCGGCGGTGCTTTTTCCACTATATCCGGTTTCCGGACGCGCAGACCCTGAAAGCCATCGTCGACGTTCACTATCCGGGTCTGAAACCGCGGCTTCTGGACACTGCGCTGACCCAGTTCTTCGAATTGCGCGAAACGCCCGGCCTTAAGAAGAAGCCGTCGACCAGCGAATTGCTGGACTGGCTGAAACTGATCCTGGCCGAGGATCTGGACCCCGAGGATCTGAAGCGCGACCCCGCAGAAATGCTGCCGCGCCTGCACGGGGCGTTGCTGAAGAACGAGCAGGACGTGGCGCTGTTCGAGAAGCTGGCCTTCATCGCCCGTCGGCAGGGGCGCTGA
- a CDS encoding DNA gyrase inhibitor YacG yields MAACPICGKDSVPAYRPFCSKRCADVDLARWLRGDYVIPGPPLDDVPADDDERG; encoded by the coding sequence ATGGCTGCGTGTCCGATCTGCGGCAAGGACAGCGTGCCCGCCTATCGTCCGTTCTGTTCCAAACGCTGCGCCGATGTCGATCTGGCGCGCTGGCTGCGCGGCGACTATGTCATTCCCGGCCCGCCCTTGGACGATGTCCCGGCGGACGACGATGAACGGGGCTGA
- a CDS encoding FAD-dependent oxidoreductase has product MTAALRGRTIVIVGAGIAGLTAAIALARRGAQVTVLERAAAIREVGAGLQLSPNAMRVLDALELGPDVARVSLRSQAVVLRDASGARVARLDLIRHRPDAQFRLIHRARLIELLAAAARRAGVRIATDHAVTDRPDAPLAIGADGLRSVIRPLLNGREVPFFTHQTAWRAVIPDHGAAPEAQVFMGPRRHLVSYPLAGQLRNIVAVQERHDWHDEGWSHADDPRNLRAAFADFGGPVPGWLAAIDKVHVWGLFRHRVAEGWQDGQSALIGDAAHPTLPFLAQGAAMAIEDAWTLAACLDADPDQQAALARYEGLRKPRATQIVAAANANAKNYHLTGPKRLAAHALLRTADRLAPQRLLARLDWLYDHDPTAVLA; this is encoded by the coding sequence GTGACGGCGGCGCTGCGGGGTCGCACGATCGTGATCGTGGGCGCGGGCATCGCCGGGCTGACCGCGGCCATCGCCCTGGCGCGGCGCGGCGCGCAGGTCACCGTGCTGGAACGCGCGGCGGCGATCCGCGAGGTCGGGGCAGGCTTGCAGCTCTCGCCCAACGCGATGCGCGTTCTGGATGCGCTTGAGCTTGGCCCGGACGTGGCGCGCGTGTCGCTGCGCAGCCAGGCGGTCGTGCTGCGCGACGCGTCCGGAGCGCGGGTCGCGCGTCTGGATCTGATCCGGCATCGCCCGGACGCCCAGTTCCGCCTGATCCACCGCGCAAGGCTGATCGAGCTTCTGGCCGCAGCCGCGCGCCGTGCGGGGGTGCGGATCGCCACGGATCACGCCGTCACCGACCGACCCGACGCGCCGCTGGCGATCGGCGCGGATGGGCTGCGCAGCGTCATCCGCCCCTTGCTGAACGGGCGCGAGGTGCCGTTCTTCACCCACCAGACCGCATGGCGCGCCGTGATCCCCGACCATGGCGCCGCGCCCGAGGCGCAGGTCTTCATGGGCCCGCGCCGCCATCTGGTCAGCTATCCGCTGGCCGGACAGCTGCGCAACATCGTCGCCGTGCAGGAACGCCATGACTGGCACGACGAAGGCTGGTCGCATGCGGACGATCCGCGGAACCTGCGCGCCGCCTTCGCAGATTTCGGCGGACCGGTTCCCGGCTGGCTTGCAGCCATCGACAAGGTGCATGTGTGGGGCCTGTTCCGCCACCGCGTCGCCGAAGGCTGGCAGGACGGGCAGAGCGCGCTGATCGGGGACGCGGCACATCCGACGCTGCCGTTCCTCGCCCAAGGCGCGGCAATGGCGATCGAGGATGCGTGGACGCTGGCCGCCTGCCTCGATGCGGACCCGGATCAGCAGGCCGCGCTGGCCCGGTACGAGGGCCTGCGCAAACCGCGCGCCACCCAGATCGTCGCGGCGGCCAACGCCAATGCCAAAAATTATCACCTGACCGGGCCGAAACGCCTGGCCGCCCACGCGCTGCTGCGCACCGCCGACCGGCTTGCGCCGCAGCGTCTTCTGGCGCGCCTCGACTGGCTCTACGACCACGACCCGACCGCCGTGCTGGCCTAG
- a CDS encoding FliM/FliN family flagellar motor C-terminal domain-containing protein, with the protein MAQDGTAAAGRDTGPGGGVLRRMLAARREDRDRQGRAPQMPQPVPPTPARAAATAVGRAADRLYGLGVQPISVTPGALTLAELPELLPAPALLVVLQGQGDLVGAMALCPQAVTALIEIQTLGRITARPVEARRPTRSDAMLCADFINALMSELASEMAGLDGFEGIAGYRYASYLDDPRPLALMLEDRPYRSLCFKLRLGGAETREAAIFLALPQPSAPERTVPASRDPDAGRTEAPAAATAQPPAPDVQAVALGATVGDAPVDLVGVLCRRRITLGELRGLVDGKLLHLPRVSLSEARIETPGGQLLAVGKFGEAEGCHAIRLRDPAAPVSQTAPSGPAATAAPPPPPTGPTTGPEPPMDDLDGPDLFRHDDPHEGAGRDGTAP; encoded by the coding sequence ATGGCACAGGACGGCACAGCGGCGGCAGGCAGGGACACAGGGCCGGGGGGCGGCGTGCTGCGCCGGATGCTTGCCGCACGCCGTGAGGATCGGGACAGGCAGGGCCGCGCGCCGCAGATGCCGCAACCGGTGCCGCCGACGCCCGCGCGTGCGGCGGCGACCGCCGTGGGGCGGGCCGCCGACCGCCTGTACGGGCTTGGCGTGCAGCCCATTTCGGTCACGCCGGGGGCGCTGACGCTGGCGGAGCTGCCCGAACTTCTGCCCGCACCGGCGCTGCTGGTGGTGTTGCAGGGGCAGGGCGATCTGGTGGGCGCGATGGCCCTGTGTCCGCAGGCCGTGACCGCGCTGATCGAGATCCAGACCCTGGGCCGGATCACCGCCCGCCCGGTCGAGGCGCGCCGCCCGACGCGCAGCGACGCGATGCTGTGCGCCGATTTCATCAACGCGCTGATGTCCGAACTGGCGTCCGAGATGGCCGGCCTCGACGGGTTCGAGGGGATCGCGGGATACCGCTATGCCAGCTATCTGGACGACCCGCGGCCCCTTGCGCTGATGCTGGAGGACAGGCCCTATCGCAGTCTGTGCTTCAAGCTTCGTCTGGGCGGGGCAGAGACGCGCGAGGCCGCGATCTTCCTTGCCCTGCCGCAGCCTTCGGCGCCCGAACGGACGGTGCCGGCCAGCCGCGACCCGGATGCGGGGCGCACGGAAGCGCCTGCCGCCGCAACCGCGCAACCGCCCGCGCCGGACGTGCAAGCGGTCGCACTGGGCGCGACGGTCGGCGATGCGCCGGTCGATCTGGTCGGCGTGCTGTGCCGCCGCCGCATCACGCTTGGCGAACTTCGCGGCTTGGTGGACGGCAAGCTGCTGCATCTGCCCCGCGTCAGCCTGTCCGAGGCCCGGATCGAGACGCCGGGCGGGCAGTTGCTGGCCGTGGGCAAGTTCGGCGAGGCCGAGGGTTGTCACGCGATCCGCCTGCGCGACCCTGCCGCGCCGGTGTCGCAGACTGCGCCATCCGGACCGGCGGCCACCGCCGCGCCGCCCCCACCGCCGACCGGACCAACGACCGGACCCGAGCCGCCGATGGACGATCTTGATGGGCCGGACTTGTTCAGACATGATGACCCGCATGAGGGCGCCGGACGCGACGGGACGGCGCCCTGA
- the glmM gene encoding phosphoglucosamine mutase: protein MSRKLFGTDGVRGRANFHPMTAEMALRLGAAAGRFFRRDGRNRHRVVIGKDTRLSGYMLENALTAGLTSTGMNVLLLGPVPTPAVGYLTRSMRADLGIMISASHNPAEDNGIKFFGPDGFKLSDHAETEIEAIVAGEIEPAQPDNIGRAKRIDDGRGRYVEYAKTTFPAGQRLDGLKVVVDCAHGAAYRAAPEVLWELGAEVIAIGVEPNGFNINDGVGSTHPEACAAAVLEHGAHLGISLDGDADRVLIIDETGRMADGDQIMALLAARWAAQGRLRGEALVATVMSNLGLEHFLHGRGLRLERTRVGDRYVVEKMREAGFNLGGEQSGHIVMTDYATTGDGLIAAMQFLAAMAETGDKASRLSSQFEPVPQLLKNVRYAAGADPLSADAVRAVIAGAEARLAGSGRVLIRKSGTEPLIRVMAEAEDETVLREVVEDIVAAVEKAA, encoded by the coding sequence ATGAGCAGGAAGCTTTTCGGAACCGACGGCGTGCGCGGGCGCGCCAATTTCCATCCCATGACCGCCGAGATGGCGCTGCGCCTGGGGGCGGCGGCGGGGCGGTTCTTTCGCCGCGACGGGCGCAACCGGCACCGTGTCGTGATCGGCAAGGACACGCGGCTGTCGGGCTATATGCTGGAAAACGCGCTGACGGCGGGGCTGACCAGCACCGGCATGAACGTGCTGTTGCTGGGGCCGGTGCCGACCCCGGCAGTGGGCTATCTGACCCGCTCGATGCGGGCGGATCTGGGAATCATGATCTCGGCCAGCCACAACCCGGCCGAGGATAACGGCATCAAGTTCTTCGGCCCCGACGGGTTCAAGCTGTCCGATCACGCCGAAACCGAGATCGAGGCCATCGTGGCCGGCGAGATCGAGCCGGCGCAGCCCGACAATATCGGCCGCGCCAAGCGGATCGACGACGGGCGCGGCCGATATGTCGAGTACGCAAAGACCACGTTCCCGGCCGGCCAGCGGCTGGACGGGCTGAAGGTCGTGGTGGATTGCGCGCATGGCGCGGCCTATCGCGCGGCGCCCGAGGTGCTGTGGGAACTGGGCGCCGAGGTGATCGCCATCGGCGTCGAGCCGAACGGCTTCAACATCAATGACGGCGTCGGATCGACCCACCCCGAGGCCTGCGCCGCCGCCGTCCTGGAACACGGCGCGCATCTGGGCATCAGCCTTGACGGCGATGCCGACCGTGTCCTGATCATCGACGAGACCGGACGCATGGCCGATGGCGACCAGATCATGGCGCTGCTGGCCGCGCGTTGGGCGGCGCAGGGGCGGCTGCGGGGCGAGGCGCTGGTGGCGACGGTGATGTCGAATCTGGGGCTTGAGCATTTCCTGCACGGGCGCGGCCTGCGGCTGGAACGGACGCGGGTCGGCGACCGCTATGTGGTCGAAAAGATGCGCGAGGCGGGGTTCAACCTGGGCGGCGAACAATCCGGCCATATCGTGATGACCGATTACGCCACGACCGGCGACGGGCTGATCGCGGCGATGCAGTTCCTGGCGGCGATGGCCGAGACCGGCGACAAGGCCAGCCGGCTGTCCAGCCAGTTCGAGCCGGTCCCGCAACTGCTGAAGAACGTGCGCTATGCGGCGGGCGCCGATCCGCTGTCGGCCGATGCCGTCCGCGCGGTCATCGCGGGGGCCGAGGCGCGGCTGGCCGGGTCGGGACGCGTCCTAATCCGCAAATCCGGCACCGAGCCGCTGATCCGCGTGATGGCCGAAGCCGAGGACGAGACGGTGCTGCGCGAGGTGGTCGAGGACATCGTCGCCGCGGTCGAAAAGGCCGCCTGA